Genomic window (Rosa chinensis cultivar Old Blush chromosome 6, RchiOBHm-V2, whole genome shotgun sequence):
aatgaagttcaccatgaaccttcatgtatattccgtatctagatccccatagacatacgtagtgaccatatttgtaagctgcatgttcagttattcggaaactaccaaactgacagggtagtggaatgcaatgacatccattacgagagaatatgtctcatcgtagtcgattccagggtgttttgtgagaagccttccgccataaggcgagatgtctatctctttttctcatcacgctttctaacgaaaacccattagtcaataggttttatgttaggaggtgttggcatcactagctcgaaaaccttcctcttcgttagagaatccatcttaacctggatcgcatctttccatttaggccaaatttctctacgttgacatttattcatcaacggagtgtggttcgatatcatctgactcaacaaattCATGCGTAACGAAATGCTCAACTACATCATcagttatgatggagtttctatcccacgtctcatgtacactagtgttattttcatagagctctatttTCTCAAGAAtatgttctgacgttgaggcgtcccccaccgataaccataacccggaagattctcatgagacggattttgagtcttgatgatcaaaggattgtaatgtgccaaagtatcttttgaacccatgggcctcccacgcatcctagctggggccatggcctgtgacgccaaagtgccactctctatggtgTTGGTGCTATGCCTACCTTCGTGTAGGGTAGCGCTACGTCCTTTTGTAGAGACGTCCAttcttgcaggcatgtttgcagcatatttatgTGATTTCATCACTTTAAAGGGGATCGAAATGAGACATAGTgaggacagactacgacaatttctgtcgttcctgctaaacattcgtgttcttatctccccctaacgacgggaagactatctcatcaaagtgacatctgtaaatctagcggtaaggagatcgcctagcaagggcattaagtgacggacgattgttggaatctcaaatccaacgtagttgcctattcgtctgaaaggacccatcatagagcgctgtggcggcgcaactggcacataaatgacacactcaaatatgcgtaagtacaatacttgtacctagtcactagctgtaacgaagaggtacattgagtggcagtgggtcgtagacgaattagcatagctgcatgcgatattgcatcaccccaagcggatataaggagattggtgcgctttaccaatgtccggactactatcgtagtcgtttccgcgagaccatttgggtgtgtatatgggaatatgatgtccaacatcagttcCATTGCAATAACTATCAAaaatctttgatgtaaactctctagcattgtcaattCCAACTGaatgaataggatgatccagggagtgagcccattgtcatatgatgtttgctaggagtgtagcataagtagcattacaagtggacagtggcacaacacgtgaccagcgtgtttgcgtgtcaaccaacatcatgagatatttaaacgtctgcaagttggttgaactagtccacataATCCCCatagattctatgtaagaacagaatgtgtatttttatatcctttgcataggacggtctcagtcctaacttccctaaggaacaggctttgtaaacgagcgagaggctttagaagcaactaatgaggattttggttgggcctgagcatttgaaacactatttgaagtaaagttggtgattgtggcatcacctggggcgccatcagcatgatggatgccatctATGGcattatggatagggactgtgctagccctaggctggtggtggacggcggcgggtgccctaggcagcggCAGCGGTCATACTTAGTTCAGGAATCAacatttgattcatgcttcgtttggctcgagagaaaggatgtccatgtgaaatctttagtagacggatcatcatatcctgactaggatgacctatcttgtcgtgagaaagccaatatgtgtctaaatcaaagagatcttctctcataaatttattggatttaacAGCTctaatagtgacataaagtccactagagagacacataaacttctctaagatgcgcctttattcgtAATCATTAAATGTATTGCAAAGGAAACTCATTGCATTTCTACATGAAATCCATTGAccattcataggtgcgattttccctacgagcgtagagagtttctatgacagtaatcaaggtgccatttggcaaggggaacttgggctattccatatccttgaattaatactgatggcccagccatcgtagtcacaaagtcatatgctcagaatccaaatagagtcataatgaaaagaactcataattttattcataagccaatggagttacatcattgtcttttttaccaaagaaaatctaatccaaaatgctagctaatgcaaaacaatggtcgtcgtctaacttctttcggtaattcaaaaataaatgtaaccaggtgagtaaagagatgtcggtggagcaaggctcgcttaagtatcactaatctcagaacgttcctagacatcacacttactttgggtgagcctactttgaagaaagactaaaccattggcacctactacaaaatatatggcaattgcctattatatctcttggaaaaataaaaacttaaacagaattggcgatctattgatcccagccagatttgtagtcttcaacccttcactctagatcgtcttcttgatcttctttttccacatagtgagcttctcttgcttcacaatatgctttgtaggctgtgacaatttcttcacgagctctagaAATATGTGCCCAATGactggatactccacatcgagaacatacatctctttgctcatactccattgattgaggtgctttgaaagcatcatttagatggctcttagtgttggtggcgccaccaacatggccagaggcgttgcctctttctctctttccacgttgacctcttcggttccgtgttcggctattttggcggttacatTCTCAAGTAGAGCTATTATATGAACTAGGACGTCcaaaagtatccctaagattagggtttcgctcttggcgccctctcttaggggtgcaactataattggattctagAATATGttatgtttccacggatctcgaattatagttcttcacaaggatgttgtcatgcttttcagcaacattcatagctccaatgagctcataaaaccttgtaatccgtcttgcagtaacatcgattcgatagttcttagcaaccattaatgcagagatggggaagttAAAgaaagtcttctcaatcaacatcgcatttgtgatctctttaccacaaaattccattaaggatttaatgcgaagtgcttccgagttgtagtcaagaactgacttgaaatcacaggagtgtaggctatgccatctcacttctaggtcaggaagcagggagtcacagaagtggccaaatctttcttcgagtgagacccacagccttctggggtcttcttcattcatacactcgtactggagcaaatcatccatatgacgagtcattaagatgatggctttcgccttatttgcctttaaggctgctttatttgcttccaaatcttgagcttgctcaacagttagcacgtcctagtttggctcgagaatcatatccaagattccatcggccttgagatgctggtagAAATCTCGAActcacctgtgatatccagagccagttgttcccaatagagcaaagtccaatttgttcaggttactcatcctgaaagagaacaagaaaaaaaggttagtttcggagcgtaaaaagctaccacaaaaacatataaaattcctgagcgtaatcgcttccaagaaattaaattccaagaggtattggattagattgaaacaatgacataagtggtcgatcataaattctctacaaactctgaatttggaggactctacaagctctaagcttggaatgagcacgaacccccacagttcggcttttggtctcccatatgaagaagaaaggggggtagaagaagagagtttgcaagtccctgaaaaagaagagaaattgaattaaaaaactataaaaaaaatagggaacgtttagtaaaaaataccttgaaataggtcgccggaaaatttggttTGCAAAAGTGGTCGTCAAAGGAAAATGGTCCGAAAAAGTCACTGGCGGTCATTGACTGATGACATGACAGTGGGGTCCAGTGCTGAAGTGGCACGTGCTGCTGACTGTGCTGCTGACGTGGCTTGCGTCAGTGGGCCGTTGCTTGGGCTgccttctccctttttttttttttcctcttcttctcttttctgctGGTTTTCTGCAGAAGGTTCAATCGGCTGGTTCACCCACTTTTAGGCCCATTTTTGTGATTTTTCTTTCGGTTCCTGAATCGTCAGATTGAGAGGTGTATGCTAAcaaaatttggttgaaattcgatgcccggaagatggtgaactggtggaatatttgctgcgggttgtatggagcttccggtggccagtTCGGTAGGTTTCTGGCCGGATCTTCCAGTGGCGCCGCCGATTCTGGACTCCTAGGATCGAGtacttcaaggtgtgaggtggaggcagaaaaggcttcaaggttttgtattcggattcaaggtttttagcttcttgaatcaaggtttggctatttgtttcagggttatggtttcgtgctgataacgtgtttaaggaaaactgaaattgggagagaattgaatcgtGCTTTCATTAATattaggggcctctttatatagaggattacaagacttagaattagagttgtacaaggaaagataatcgtataattaatcggatatctatgaatatttttgagaatatctctaattctaaaccttattacaactaggttaagtaatttagagtttgggccagacacatattctggatttacttgaacataatCGATGTTTTTTCCCGTGATACTAGTACGTACAATATATATCTCATTATTTTCAAGTCTTAATattcactaatttttttttttttgctgttaaTCAGGTTCCATTAATACTAGCAACGACCTCTCTCGTTCAAActaaagaaattcaaaaataTTCATATTACATCTCAGTGTACAAATCAACATACATAGAGCAGagctaccaaaaacaaaatcaaaccaaagtaaaaaagaaaatgcaaaaaGTAAAAAAACCCCTACTCCTATCCAACGTTAAATCGAGCAACCAACTTGACAAactttgataaaataaaataaaaaaattatttaatatatgtataaaaaaaaatgcatacatTAAACACTAACAAATTAGTAACATAAAACAAAGCTCGATTTagctagaagaaagaaaaatcaatgCATTGATTCCTCCAAATGGCATCAATGCTAGCTAGTCTTCTTTTTGTTCACATTAAACATATACCTCCATGATAATGATCGACGACAATGATCCCAAATTTTATTCTCAACTTTCGGTCATTCGTGTTTGTTCACCAAAATGTGACTTTACTTTTCTCTGGCTTGGCTTCTCTTCTCATTCGAGGTGCATCATGATCTCCATGCATGAACCAAGTGATTCAAGAATTTCTTGACGTAAAAATATTGTTAATTTTAAACAGTTGCACATGACATGATGGGGTGTAGCACATTAAATGAATTATACACATAGCACAGTTTCAATTCTAGTTAGAGGTGAAGCATTTTTCACATAACAAATGTACTAAAATAATAAGTCTTTTCTTGAAGTTTCTTCGCGAGATACCAGTATGTATTACACACCCAATTGTTTTCAAGTCTTAATATTCACAAAAACTTTTCTCCAATACATATATAAAgagtaaaaaagaaataaaataacaaaCCCAGATGCATGTGCTGAACAATGAACACTGACAAATTGGTAATATAGTACAAAATTCAATCTTGGctaaaaaaaaggagaaaattgCATTGATTCTATTCCAAATGGCATAAATGCTagtatttttttccctctttttgaAACATGTGGTagtctgtgtttttttttttttttattcacatTAAACAGATACGTGATAATGATGATATGGATTTTAATCAACACAAGGTCAGTGAGGGCGGTTTGAATATATGTTTTAGACTTGGACTTTGCTACATATTCAAGTCCTACTCTCAAGCTCCCCTAGACTAGATTTGGACAATGATTTTAGGTTAAACCTTTCTCGTTTTCATATTAATTCCATTCCAACACACAACAAGGGTGGACCGCACAAAACACATTAAATCCACGATCCATTGTATAAAATTCAAATCCTAAAATTAGGGATCAATTGCCTGCCCCAACAACATCTTCCATTTCTACGATTCTTAAAAAATTACTCCGAACCTCCTTATTTCATTCCTAATACAGCAAAAACACATCAAATGATTCAAATCCATGTTCCATTGTATAGAGTGTAAAACTTTAAATTCTAGAATTCGAGATCAATTAGTCCACCCCAATGTACATCTTCCTTTTCAACCATTCCGCAAAACCCTATTTAGTCATAAATGACCACACTTTTGTTACCATCTCAGTCCGGATTTGAAATCCTAGCCAAATCCCACCCTGCATGCCATAATAAGTAAATAAtccgaaaaaaaagaagaagaagcaacaaAAAAGAATCTCGCGCGGCAACAAAATTCAAAACGCGGGAATACCATCCAAATCAGGCCAACATTAATCACGTTCACCACCCGAAACCAGAGAAGGTCATTTTCGTCATTAACCACTATTATTATTATGTAAAGTTTCGCCGCATCAGCAGAGCAGAGGCTCCTCTCTTATTATTTTAATGTTTCAAAACCCAGGGCGCCAAAACCTTCTTTCATCTCCCGCTTCTTCCAGGGGGCCCACACGCGCCTTTGTCTCACACTTCACTCATTTTTCCCTTCTTCTATTTCTTCGCTTCTCTCAGACTCACTTTGAATCCCCCCCCCTCCTCTAAATTTTCTCTCTAGACCTATTATGGAGCAGCGCCACCACCTCCAGCCTCACATCTCCGCCGCAGGGCCCACCACCCCGTTCGGCTCCACCGCAACCTACCCCCACGCTCCCACCGCCAGTTCCGGCCACAAGCGCCCCAGGACGCGCGGCAGTTACACCTGTGGCCGGTGTGGCCAGCCCAAGAAGGGCCACTCCTGCCACGTCCGCCCAGCCGATTCCGCCGCAGAGTCTCACCCCGACACTCCCCTCTCAGTCACCCGAACCCCGGCGCTGCCGCCTCCTCCCCCGCCACGTCAGCCCTACTCCAACCTCCGCAGAGCTCTGTCGTTCGACGACGTCGAGAGCTCCGGTTACGGAGATTCCGATGCTCCGGATCCGGATCCGGATCCGGACTTCGATGAGGTGGAGGACACGGAGGTGGATTGGGATAGGGGCTGGGGTGGTCTTCCTACGAGCTGTCTGTGGGAGATTTTGAGAAGGCTACCGCCGCCGGGGCTGTTATCGGCGGCGATGGTCTGCAAGGGATGGAGGGAGACGACAAGGAGGTTGTGGAAGGCCGCGGAGGCCCTCAGGCTTAGGGTTCCGCCGAGGGCTCAGGTTCGGTTTGTTCGATTGGTGTTGCACAAATGCCCGAACCTCGTTAGCCTCTCTCTTACAATTGAAAGGTATTATTGCCTTTGGATGAGAAGCTCCATCGTTTCTGCGTCAGATCTAGGGCTTTATCAAACGGATCTGTTTATGCGAATGAAATTTATAAATCAAACACCCTAAAAACTAAGAATTTAAAATCGATCTGAATTTAATTCTAGACGGAGCTAAATGGAAACGCAGATGATGATGTTAAACTGTAGGATCTGATCTGTAAGGACTTTGATCCACGCAGTATTAATATCCTAATCAGCATTTACACTACTTTGAGTTTCGACATGATTATTGATAATGCATTGCACTAAGGCGTGGTTATTGATTGCAGTGATGTTGATGCAACAATGCTGGAGTGCATTGCATTTTCGtgcccaaatcttgaatctatGGAGATCTATATTTCTGAGAAGGCAACCAATCGAATTACTGGGTATGGTTTTACATTTCTGTTGAGGTCCTTTATTCGCAGTTTCTACATTCCGAAGTTGCTGTCTTTTAATCTATGCAATTGCCATTTCGACTGTTAGTATACTCTGTTGTGTGGTGTGTACGAGGTGATTGTGGTAGTTAAGAGTGAAGGTGAAAACAAATCGAGTAATGACTGATAATTGGATGCAGTGATGAACTGAGTCGTTTTGTTGCTGATAGAAGATTACTGAAAAGCCTTAAGATGGAAGGTTGTTCTAATATAGGTGGCTTTGCTCTCTGTTCATCAAGTCTTTTGACACTTTGGCTTTCGGGTCTTCATTCCCTTTCTAAGATGgtgatttttcttctcttttctttggtcTCTCATGTAGTGGCTGATTTCAGCTgttcttgttttttgtttgcatttaagTGACATCCCTTTTACTCATTCACCTCCACTTTTCACAGGTTTTCAACTGCCCCAATCTGAAAGAGATTTCTATTGATTTTTCTCGCCAAGGAAATGATAATACTGATCTTACAACAATGGTTGATGGTCTGGGAAGAAATTGTCCAAGGCTGCAAAACATACACATTGCATCAGTCCGGCTTTCACATTCTGTTGTTCTTGCGCTTACAGCTGCTCAATTAAGGTTTGCTTCCATCCAACTAGACTACTGCAACTTACTGCATATTTTTCATAATGATAATAGTCGAAAGAACTCTCATTGAGCAATATAACTCTTGACTAATAAGTGTCAGTACTGTTCTTTGGTTATTATATTGTTCAGGGATTTGCGAATGCTGTCTCTTGTTCTTGGATCTCAAATCACTGATGCATCAGTTGCTGCCATAGCTTCTACCTATCCATACTTAGAATTGCTTGATCTGAGCGGGTATGTTCGGTCTCATGTGAAATTGAATCCTATTGTTGAATTAAATTGTATTCCTTGTGCATTAGAGTGTTTGCCTAAATGCAATATTTAAGCACAGTTCAATCTAAAGAGTGTTCATGTCAAAAGTTATGTAAATCTAGTCTAAGAACATGTAAGATAAAGAAGCATTCTAGTATTTCAATTAAAGCATAGGACTGAATTTTTAATACATGAGTACTGCATTTATGCTTTTATAGTGCTGGAATTTATGCTCCCAGGTTCTGGCTTCTAAAATGTTAACCATTCAGCTTAGGATTAGGGAAAAATTAATCCTCTTATGAAATCATACTTTCTTGACTCTGCCATTAGAACAGTTAATAGACTGACTAATCAAAATTCAGATGAGTTCCCATGAATTTGCTTGACCTTATAGGAGTAAAGGTGAGACGTAATGAGTTGAAATGTAGGCCTTTTCAAATGAAAGCAAAAATTGAACTTTCTCCAAGAGCATAGTTGCATAGATGTCTTTGGTTCAAAAATTGATAGCTTCTCTGTATTATTTGAGATCTAATTTTTGACTCTTCTTTGATTTCAGATCTAGCATCAGTGACAGTGGCATTCAAATCATTTGCAATGTGTTTCCTGAAACTCTTTCAAGGCTACTTGTTGCTCTTTGTCCCAACATCACTACAAGTAAACACTTCACCAAGTCCAAGGCTAAAACTCATGATATTCTGGTTTCCCATAAACTTTAGTTCACTAACTGTTTACTGTAATTTTCAGTGGGTATAGTATTTGCCACAACTCAACTGCCTCTTCTTGAACTCATGGACTGTGGCATGACGATATGTGATCCCAATTCTTCAGACCTGACCTATGAAGAAAGCAGTGACTTTCAATTATCAATGACTTCAAAAGCCAAAGCACACCTCATTTGCCAGAATCTGATTATTAAACATGGTCGATTGAAAAAACTCAGCTTGTGGGGCTGTTCTGGCTTAGATGTAAGACTCTTAACAATTTAATTGAGTTCTCATTGCTTCTTCTCTTAGGGATCTAATCCTTTTTGAATCTGAATGCAGGCTCTATCTTTAAGCTGCCCAGAACTCAATGATCTAAACTTAAATTCTTGTAACAACTTGCATCCAGGTATATTATTAGTGTCCTGTTTGGCAGTTTAAAACGTGTCTTGCAATTCTTAAGGTTTCTCTCAATTTTCTTATCTATTGTTTGTATCTATACAGAGAGATTGTCACTTCAGTGCCCAAATTTAGAAAAGGTGCATGCATCAGGTTGTCAACGGATGTTGATCGGAGCCATTCACAGTCAGGTAATATTATTTTTCTTGATGGCTTCTCCAAATTACACAATCTATTtgtaaattaaatatataaagGTTATATTGGCATTTAGGAAAACCAACCTAGGAAATGTACCCAAGGAACTTGCCTACTATTTTGCAGCACTGCATGTCTTTCACTGTTCTATTGATACTAAAGTGGTCTTCAGCATTCATTCTGGCTTTTGGATCAAAGTATATTGATATTATATAGTATCCTATGAAGCCTTGATGGTTAATTGTAAAACACCTTGCTAATTTCAAGTCTGCTTTCATGTTGCTTCCAACAAAAAGTTTGCTGCCAAAGCAGAGTTTCATAAATTTTTACTGAAAAGCTCTTTCATAAACAGTCTCACATTATAAAATTACAAACATTGAGCTATGTGTtacatacttgtttgaaactttgaaactCTTAACCATTAATCAGAATCTTAATATAAACTGAAGTCATCCTTTCTCTTTGGGCACACACTTAAACCATCATTTCATATGATGTGACTTGCCAGAGACTCAGAAAGTTACTGAAAAGTTCTTTAATCATTTGTTCTTACTCTTACATTTTGGTTGTATTCGATTGCAGCTCAACAATAATATTGCTACTATGGATAGCCTATTACCATGCAAGCGTCTAGCCAGTGGCTCAAAGAGAATACTGGTTCCACATTATATAATGGAACAGGTAATTATTAAACCTTTCTCGTGGGCTATTGAAGAATCTCAGATCATGGTTGTTGAAGAATGAAGGCTTAGATGAGTAGACctcatattttttatttctctaacattttgtttttttatatccTTATGCAGGGTTTGCAGTCATATGAGGGTGATAAGAAGCGAAGAAGGGTTGAAAAGCGGCGTTGTAATGTGCTTGTCTACTGATCATTGCATGCCATTGAGAAATTCCTGTGCCGTAAACAGGGTGCTCCAGGCCTTGTTTCCCCGTAAGCAAGATCTTTAACACTCGATCCTCATCACTAAAGGGAGCTGGTGCATTGTACAATAGCATTTCCCCTTTGAGAAAACTGAACTGTATTGTAGCTTCAAACTAGTGTTCCAAAATTTGGAGAACAAGATTGGATATCAGACTTAAAATTTATAAACTCATTTCAAATAAATTGTATCTCATTTATTTTGCAACAATCTGGATTACTGAATTCACGTTAAGTTAGATACACGTTCCCAACAGCTTGGTTTCAGTAGGTGCTGGACTATTTCAagttttggaaattttttttttcttttctctgtttggttttggattaaaaaaaaaagttttggattttaagaaatttatgagatttttttatttttttattaattaagaAATTTGTGACATCATTATGTTTGTACTTTGTTTACGGTCTTACCACAATTAGAATCCTACCAAAATTCTGACGCAGTAAATTAGTAACTAATGAGGTCTCAGAATATGACAAAAGGCGTTTTTTATACTCGTATTTCGGTGAGGAGAGAACAAAAACAGACTTGTGTTCCTTTCTACTCTTAGACGGAAATCTCTTTTCGGTTCTCGATTCGCCAGCACCCAGGCCATGGAGGTCTCTCTGTCTTCAGCTACCTCTAGAAGTTATCTTCATCATTCTTCACCAGGTCCCTCTTTCATCTCTTTTTCCATGGATTCCGATTACTTGCATGATTCTAATGATGCGGGAATCTCCACGAGTTGGAGCTCAAGCTctcttcttttccatattttctgTCACGATtgtctgcaaaatttcaaaatcgaaattttattcaaatTACATTTCAGGAAGTGTCCGGTTACAGAATCAAATTCAATTGTTGTTGACCTGTACTGTGCCAAAGATTACATTCAAATTATGCAGTAATTTGCTTTTGATTTGCAGAACCGTTGCTTCTCAAAAGAGTAAAATTTCCTACTTGTGATCGTTGTCCGCTGTCCCAATCTTCCACTAGAAGAGTTGGACAACCCTTAGTTGGTAAAACTGGAGCTCTCTCTGCCAAGAGTTACTCTCTGAAGGTTTGCTGATGGCTCTTTGTGTTTCGGATCATAAAGTTTTAACATTTTCGATTTTCCGTGTAATTTGTTTTTCATGTTGATACCCTGTATTCCCTCTACAGGTTTTATGTTATCAAAAGAGGGAAGCTCCAGTAGTAGAGGGCAGGTATGTCTCACATATGCGTTTTCTTTGTGTGTCTGTTGGAGTGGCTATTGCTTCTGATTGTTGAACTGAATGTTtacttcttttgtttgtttgattggtTGCTTCTGTTTCCTCTAAGGTGTATCGAAGAAGTATATGATGCTTTGGCTGAACGCCTTGTCCCTACAGCAgcagcaatgtcaaatccaaatTTGAAGTAAGTTATTGATTCCAATAGGGTAACGAAGTTCTTGCATCTGTGTTTGTACATTTCTTATGCAATGCTATAATCTTTATAACCGGGACCATGAACTGCACAAGTATACTGAGAACTATTATACTCCCTTTTCTTCGGTTACCTGGCTTAGTATTGGTATGAGTTTTACCTTTTTGGATGGGAGTTGCTGTTAACAGTCATATGATGGTAATCTATTGTCGTTTTTCACTCTCTATGTGAGGGTAGAAAAGCAATAAAACATTAGTTTATGAGGGTAGCTTGACATTATTGGAAAGTTAACAACAACTCCATTTGAATATGTATTCATTATCAATCTGGCCTGTTACTCTTCAAAGTTATCCATCTGGCTGAGGTACTGTGCAGGCATATTGTGGGTTTGGCTGGTCCTCCTGGAGCTGGAAAGAGTACTCTTGCATCTGAAGTAGTACGCCGTGTAAACAAGTTATGGCCTCAGAAAGCTTCATCATTGGATTCCCAAGTTATGCCTCCAGATGTGGCTGCGGTTCTTCCCATGGATGGATATCATCTTTACCGTTCTCAGCTGGATGCAATGGAGGTTAGCATTCCTTCTGATATTATTGAGTTTTGTCTTTTGTCATCCTGGATTTGAGTTGCTCATGGTTCGTGGTTGGCAGTtgtagcattttttttttccctcagaGTTATGAAATTATTGAAACATCATCTAGTAAAGCTTAGAATGTACATGCAGTGATTTCAGAATATTTTCTTTGGGATACCCAAAACATGATTTTGATTACATATAATCAAGTTTTTATTAGCCTGTCTTTATTAAAGTCACCAACCTTGAAGTGCTCGAAGTCCTATTATTGTAGCAGTCATCCTTGATCATGTATCAGCTTTAAACTGAGATGCTCAACTGTTTAATTTGCTGTGATGTATGCATCTGACGAGTTTCACATGGCATGCTACTTGTTTTCTTGGGTGATGTACTAGCAAGTTAGAAAGTTGAATTTGTTTGAAACAACACTTATTTTCTTCACAACATGATTAGCAATTTGACACTCATCTCGCAATATGTGAATATGTTAAGCGAACATTTATGTTGATGAATATCTTTGGGGTGATTCTAATTTGCCATAATTCTCTCGCATATTAGAATCCTGAGGAAGCTCACGCAAGA
Coding sequences:
- the LOC112173674 gene encoding F-box/LRR-repeat protein 17, producing the protein MEQRHHLQPHISAAGPTTPFGSTATYPHAPTASSGHKRPRTRGSYTCGRCGQPKKGHSCHVRPADSAAESHPDTPLSVTRTPALPPPPPPRQPYSNLRRALSFDDVESSGYGDSDAPDPDPDPDFDEVEDTEVDWDRGWGGLPTSCLWEILRRLPPPGLLSAAMVCKGWRETTRRLWKAAEALRLRVPPRAQVRFVRLVLHKCPNLVSLSLTIESDVDATMLECIAFSCPNLESMEIYISEKATNRITGDELSRFVADRRLLKSLKMEGCSNIGGFALCSSSLLTLWLSGLHSLSKMVFNCPNLKEISIDFSRQGNDNTDLTTMVDGLGRNCPRLQNIHIASVRLSHSVVLALTAAQLRDLRMLSLVLGSQITDASVAAIASTYPYLELLDLSGSSISDSGIQIICNVFPETLSRLLVALCPNITTMGIVFATTQLPLLELMDCGMTICDPNSSDLTYEESSDFQLSMTSKAKAHLICQNLIIKHGRLKKLSLWGCSGLDALSLSCPELNDLNLNSCNNLHPERLSLQCPNLEKVHASGCQRMLIGAIHSQLNNNIATMDSLLPCKRLASGSKRILVPHYIMEQGLQSYEGDKKRRRVEKRRCNVLVY
- the LOC112172148 gene encoding putative uridine kinase C227.14, encoding MEVSLSSATSRSYLHHSSPEPLLLKRVKFPTCDRCPLSQSSTRRVGQPLVGKTGALSAKSYSLKVLCYQKREAPVVEGRCIEEVYDALAERLVPTAAAMSNPNLKHIVGLAGPPGAGKSTLASEVVRRVNKLWPQKASSLDSQVMPPDVAAVLPMDGYHLYRSQLDAMENPEEAHARRGAPWTFNPQLILKSLKTLRSQGSVYAPSFDHGVGDPVEDDIFVSIQNKVVIVEGNYLFLDNGVWKEISSMFDEKWFIEVDIDKSMQRVLKRHIATGKPPDVAKWRIEYNDRPNAETIIKSKKNADLIIKSIDF